The following nucleotide sequence is from uncultured Roseateles sp..
GCGCGTGCCCTGCTGGCCCGCGCCGAGCAGGCCCAGGACACGGTGATGTGCGCCGAGGCCATGCTGTGCCTGGCCTGCTGCGAATTGCGGCTGCTCGGCAAGTTCGCCAAGGCGATCGATCTGGCCCAGCGGGCAGCGCTGCTGTTTCAGCGCGTCCAGCATGCAATGGCGAGGGGCGCGCGCTGGCCACCCAGGCCATCGCTGCCTCGCGGCTTAGCTATTACGAGGTGGCGGTGGACAGCGCCTTGCTGGCGGTCAAGGTCTCGGCCTCCGAGTCACCGACCCGCGACCAGGTGATGGCCTATCACGCGCTCGGTATCGCGATGTACTCGGGCAAGTGCTTTGTCGAGGCCAGCAATGCCTACCAGCAGGCCATCTACCTGGCCGAGCGCTGCGACCCGCCGCTGAATGCCTTCGAGCTGCACACCGATCTGGCCTCGACCGAGTCGGTGCGCTATATGGTGGAGCGCAATGGCGGCGGCGCACGGCTGTCACTGGACATGCTGGAGGTGCAGATCAACCGCTGCCACCAGCTGCTGGCGGCGGCCTCCAGCGGCAACCCCATCGCCACCGCCAGCCATACCAACAATCTGCTGATACTGGCCCTGGCCCATACCCATTTGCTGACCTGGCGGCTGCGTTTTCGTGAGGCGGCCGAGGCCTTGCAGCACTTCCAGCAGATGCAGGAGCAGATGCAGCGGCCCTGGCTGAAGGCGGCCGTGCACTGGGCCCAGGCCGAGCTGGCCATGGTCAAGGGCCAGCTCAGCGAGGCCCAGCACTGGGCGCGGCAAACCGTGGCGGTGGCCGCCGAGCATGAGCACGAGGCGCTGCTGGCGATCGGCTATCAGCTGCTCAGCTATGCCTGCGAGCTGGCCGGCGACACGCTGGGCGCGCTGTCGGCGCTGCGCCAGCTGGCGCAGCGTGAGCAACTGGCCCGGGCGCACAGCCTGAGAGGCCGGGTGGACCTGATCGACCGCCAGGTCGAGCTGCGCCGCCAGACCCAGCAGCTGCAGCGACTGGAGAGCGATTCGCGCCTCTACCAGCGCCTGGCCATGGAAGACGGCCTGACCGGTCTGGCCAACCGCCGCCAGCTCGAGACCAGCCTGAGCGAGTGGCTGAACATGCTGCCCACGCCGGGCGCCAGCCTGTGCCTGGCGTTGATCGATGTGGACCGGTTCAAGCAGATCAATGACCGCTACTCCCACCAGGTGGGCGATGCGGTGCTGCGCCAGATCGCCGATCTGCTGCGCCTGCACACCCGCGAGCCCGACCTGCCGGCGCGCCTGGCCGGGGATGAATTCGTGCTGGTGCTGCGCGGCGCGGATGAGCTGTCGTGCAGCCAGGTCTGCGCCCGCGTGCAGCAGGCGGTGCGGCAGCACGACTGGCAGGCGCTGGCGCCGGGCCTGCAGGTGACGATCAGCGTCGGCCTGGCCGTGGCGGAGACCGGCGACAGCCTGGAGGCGCTGATGCTGCGCAGCGACGAGAGGATGTACGCCGACAAGCGGGCCTCGGCCTGAAGGCCTGGGCAGGATCAGGTCGCTGCGCCGTGCTGCACCAGATGCTGATGCATCTCCACCGTCAGACCCTCGATGCGCTCGGTCAGCTGCTTGGTCAGCTCGGTCAGCTGGGTGTTCTGGCGCAGCAGCTCCAGCATCTGCTCGGCCTGCTGGGCGGCTATCGCCAAGCGCTGCTCGTTGGCCACGGCCAGGGTCTCGCGGTGCAGGGCGTCGGCCTCCGAGTGCACCTTGTCGCGCGCGGCCTGGCGGGTCTGGGCCAGCAGAATCAGCGGCGCCGCGTAGGCGGCCTGCAGGCTGAAGGCCAGGTTGAGCAGGATGAAGGGGTAGGCATCGAACTTGGCCACACCGGTCACGTTGATGACGATCCAGGCCGCCACGATCAGCGTCTGGGCGCCCAGAAACAGCGGCGTGCCGAAGAAGCGCGCAAAGGCCTCGGCCTTCAGTGCGAAGGCGTCATTGCCAAAGGTGGGGGCCAGGTGGGCATGGGGGCGGTGGAAGCGCAGATGGTCCACATGAGGGTGGCTGGCGGGCTGCGCCTTGGCTTCGGCTGTTGACATGGGGCATCCTTGATGGGGGCGCCCGGCGCGTGCCGGGCGACTCGCATCATGCGCCCATCATTTGCCCCGATATCTGCTCACTCGTCGCGGCCGCCAAAGATGCCCAGCAGCATCAGCAGCGACTGGAACACGTTGTAGATGCTCAGGTACACGCCCAGGGTGGCGGTGATGTAGTTGGTTTCATGGCCGTCCTGCACCCGCTTCAGGTCATGCAGGATGAAGGCCGAGAAGATGCCAATGGCCAGCACCGACAAGGTGATCATCAGCGCGCTCGACTTCAGGAAGATGTTGGCGATGCCGGCCACCATCAGCAGGATGGCGCCGATGAACAGCCACTTGCCCATGGCGCTCAGGTCGCGCTTGATCACCGAGGACAGCGAGGCCATGCCCAGGAAGATCGCGCCGGTGCCGGCAAAAGCCGTCATCACCAGGCTGGCGCCGTTGGCCAGGCCCAGCACCGTGCCAACCAGCCGCGCCAGCATCAGGCCCATGAAGAAGGTGAAGGCCAGTAGGATAGGCACGCCGGCGGCCGAATTCTTGGTCTTCTCGATCGCGAACATGAAGCCGAAGGCGCCGACCATGAAGACGACCAGGCCCATGCCGCCCGTCATCAGGCTGGCGATGCCGGTGGCAATGCCCACCCAGGCGCCCAGCACCGTGGGCACCATGGACAGCGCCAGCAGCCAGTAGGTGTTGCGCAGCGTGCGGTTGCGCTGGGCCGCGGTGTCGGCGCCGTAGGCAAAGCCGGTTTGATAGGTTTGAACGGGGTTGTTCATGGCAAATCCTTTCGTGGGGTGTTGAAGGACAGGGTCAAACTTGCTCGGCGACAGCGGCGGCGGCCTTGCGCTTGGCACGGGCGCGCAGGTTCAGCGCTTCGACGGCCAGCGAGAAGGCCATGGCGCCGTAGATATAGCCCTTGGGTATGTGCATGTCGAAGGCCTCGCCGGTCAGCGCCATGCCCACCATCACCAGGAAGGCCAGGGCCAGCACCTTGACCGAGGGGTGCGCATCGACGAAGTCGCCAATAGGCTTGGCGGCGAACAGCATCACGCCGACCGAGGTGACGACCGCGGCCACCATCACGCCGATCTGGTCGACCATGCCGACGGCGGTGATCACCGAGTCCAGCGAGAAGACGATGTCGATCACGGCGATCTGGCCGACGATGGACCACAGCGCCTTGCGGCCGGCAGCCTTCAGGGCCACCGGGTCGCTGCTGGCCGGGCCGTCCTCCTCCTTGGCCTCGACCTCGACGAAGATCTCGTGCGAGGCCTTGTAGAGCAGGAACAGGCCGCCCAGCAGCAGCACCAGGTCACGGCCGCTGAAGCCGTTGCCGGCGATGGCGAACAGGTCTTCGGTCAGACCCATCACCCAGCTCAGCGAGAACAGCAGCATCAGCCGCGAGACCATCGCAAAGCCCAGTCCCAGGCGGCGCGCGAGGTCGCGCTGCTCGGGTGGCAACCGGCCCACCAGGATGGAGATGAAGATGATGTTGTCCACGCCCAGGACGATTTCCAGGGCGGTGAGCATCGCAAATGCGATCCAGAGATTGGGGTCGAGCAGGATTTCCATAGGCTCGCACTGTAGGCAGGGCAACACTAAGCGTAAAGTCGTAGTTTCGGAAGCATGACTTCGAGAAACCAGAACAATGAACTTCAAGCACCTCTACTACTTCTGGGCCACGGCCAAGGCGGGCGGCATCATGCGTGCCGGTGAGCAGCTGAACACCACGCCACAGACCCTGTCCACCCAGATCAAGCTGCTGGAGGACCGCCTGGGCTGCGCGCTGTTCCGCAAGAGCGGCCGGCGGCTGGAGCTGACCGACGACGGCCGCGTCGCCCTGGGCTATGCCGAGCAGATTTTTGCGCTCAGTGCCGAGCTGGAGTCGGCCATCGGGCGTGCGCGCAGCGACCAGACGGTGCTGGAGTTCCGGGTCGGCATTGCCGATCAGGTGCCCAAGGCGATTGCCTACCGCCTGCTGGAGCCGGCGTTGGACGGCCCCGGCCCGGTGCGACTGATATGCCACGAGGGCAAGATGCAGGATCTGCTGGCCCAGCTGTCGGTGCACCGGCTGGACATCGTGATTGCCGACGAGCCCATGGGCAAGCAGCTCAGCGTCAAGGCCTTCAGTCATGCGCTGGGCACGACGGCGATGAGCTTCTTCGCTGCCTCGTCGCTGAAGCGGACATTGAAGACGGACTTTCCAGGCTGTCTGGATGGTGCACCGATGCTGATACAGGGTGCCAGCTCGGCGATGCGCCAGCGCCTCGATCTGTGGCTGGCCGAGCAGGGCCTGCGGCCGCGGCTGATCGGCGAATTCGACGACGCCGCGCTGATGAAGGCCTTCGGCAGCGAGGGCCGCGGCGTCTTCATGTCGCCCACCGTGCTGGAGGCCGAGACCTGCGAGCAGTACGGCGTCAAGGTGCTGGGCCGCAGCGATGCGCTGGTCGAGGAGTTCTACGCCATCTCGGTCGAGCGGCGCATCACCCACCCCTGCGTGGTGGCCATCACCGAGGCGGCCCGCAGCCAGTTCCTGGCCTCGCGCTGAGGCTTGTTGCTGCGAAGAAATTCCACTATAGTTGACAAAAATCAACCTAAGTGGACGACACCGATGAGCCGAGAACTCCGCGTCAATGCCTTCGACATGTGCTGCGTCGGCCATATCCAGCAGGGCCTGTGGCGCCATCCGCGTGACCGCTCGGCCAGCTATCTGGACATCCACTACTGGACCGACTACGCCCGCAAGCTGGAGGCCGGCCTGTTCGACGGCATCTTCTTCGCCGATGTGCTGGGCGTCTACGACGTCTACGGCGCCAGCCCCGATGCGGCGCTGCGCGGCGCGGTGCAGGTGCCGGTCAATGACCCGACCCTGATCATCCCGGCGATGGCCGCGGCGACCAAGCACCTGGGCTTCGGCGTCACCAGCAACCTGACCTACGAGACGCCCTTTCTGTTCGCCCGCCGCATGTCCACCCTGGACCATCTGACGGCGGGCCGCATCGGCTGGAACATCGTCACCGGCTATCTGGACAGCGCCGCCCGCGCCGCCGGCTTTACGGCCCAGACCGCGCACGACGACCGCTACGACCTGGCCGACGAATACATGGAGCTGGTCTACAAGCTCTGGGAGGCCAGCTGGGAAGACGGCGCGGTGCAAGCCGACCGGGCCAGCGGGGTCTACGCCGATCCGTCCAAGGTCCACGTCATCCGCCACCATGGCAAACAGTACCAGGTGGACGCGATGCATCTGTGCGAGCCCTCGCCGCAGCGCACGCCGGTGCTGTACCAGGCTGGCTCGTCGACCCGCGGCCGGCAGTTCGCCGCCACGCATGCCGAGTGCGTGTTCGTCAACGGCCAGTCCAAGGCCGGGGTGAAGGGCATCGTCTCGGACATCCGCGAGCAATCACTGCAGCGCGGCCGTGCGGCCGGCGACATCAAGGTCTTTCTCGGCGCCACCATCGTCACCGGCCGCACCGACGCCGAGGCGCAGGACAAGTTCCAGGACTACCGGCGTTATGTCAGCTCCGAGGCGGCGCTCGTTCATGCTGCGGCGTCGATGGGCATAGACCTGGCGAAGTTCGACATCGACGAGCCGGTCGAGACCCAGAAGAGCCAGGCCATCGTGTCGAATATCGAGGCAATGACGCGCACCGCCGGTCCGCAGTGGACGCGGCGCAAGCTGCTGGAGCAGATGGTGCTGGGCAGCCGCCAGCCGCCCTGGATAGGTTCGGCCGACAAGATCGCCGACCTGATGATGGCCTGGGCCGAGGAGGCCGATGTCGATGGCTTCAATCTGTCGCGCACCGTGGTGCCGGAATGTTTTGACGACTTCACCCAGCTGATCGTGCCCATTCTGCAGGAACGGGGTGCCTACAAGACCCGCTATGCCGAGGGCACGCTGCGCGACAAGCTGTTTGGCACGGCGCGGCTGCCAGCGCGCCACGCGGCGCAACTGCAGCGCCGATGAAGCGTCCATCATGATGGTCAACAAGCTGCAGTACCGCCAGGCCATGTCCAGCCTCGGCGCGGCCGTCAATGTGGTGACCAGCGAAGGCCCGGCGGGCCGCGCCGGCTGCACCGTTTCCGCCGTGTGCAGCGTCACCGACGAGCCGCCCACGGTGATGGTCTGCATCAACCGCGACAGCCGCAATGCCGCCGCCTTCCGCGACAGTGGCGCGCTGTGCGTCAATGTCGTCAGCGCCGACCAGCAGCGCCTGGCGCAGCTGTTCTCAGACCGCGAGGTGACGGTGGAGGCGCGCTTTGCGGCCGCGCGCTGGAGCCGCCTCGTCACCGGCGCGCCGGCGCTCGATGAGGCGCTGGCCTCGCTCGATTGCGAGATCCGGTCGGTGATCGAGGTCGGCACGCACGATATGTTTCTGTGCGAGGTCAAGGCGGTGCGCATGGCCGACGGCGGCGATGCCTTGATCTACTTCGGCCGCCATTTTCACCGCCTGGCTGCACCGGCAGGCCTGGCACCGTGAAGGCGGGTGCGGCCATGCCCGGCAAGTTCGGCGCGATGGCGGTGCTGCTGCTGTGCCAGATCGGCACGATGACGGTGTGGTTCTCCTCGGCCGCGGTCGTTGCCCTGGTCAAGCAAAGTCATGCGATGACCCCGCTGCAGGCAGCCTTGCTGACCAGTTCGGTGCAGATCGGTTTCGTGCTGGGCACCCTGGCCAGCGCGCTGCTGCAGCTGGCCGACCGGCTCGATCCCAGGCGCTTGTTCATGAGCTGCGCGCTGACCGCCGCCGCGGCCACCGCCGCGCTGGCGCTGCTGGAGCCCGTCAGCTCGCTGGTGCTGGCGCTGCGCCTGCTGACCGGCGCCTGCATGGCCGGTGTCTACCCGGTGGGCATGCGCCTGGCCGCCACCTGGGCCCGGGGCGACCTGGGCCTGCTGGTCGGCTTTCTGGTGGGCGCACTGACCCTGGGCTCGGCCAGCCCCCATGCCCTGTCGGCCTGGGTGCAGGCCGACTGGCGCGTGGTCTACGGCGTAGCCTCGGCCTGCGCGGCGGTGTCTGCCTTTGGCATCCGGTGGTTCTCTGTCGGCCCCAACCATGCGCGCGCCGCCAGCGTCCACTTCGGCCAGATGCTGCAGGCCTGGAAGCAGCCTGCGCTGCGCCTGGCCAACCTCGGTTACCTGGGCCATATGTGGGAGCTGTACGCGATGTGGGCCTGGCTGGCGGTGTTCCTGACCGCCAGCTTCGAGGCCGTGGGCCTGGCCGACGCCAAGCACTTTGCCGCGCTGCTGACATTCGCCGCCATCGCCGCTGGCGCACCCGGCGCCTGGCTGGGCGGCGTGCTGGCCGACCGCTACGGCCGCACCGCACTCACCACCGGCGCCATGGGCCTCAGCGCCGGCTGTGCCTTGCTGATGGGCTGGCTGTTCGCCGCCCCACCCTGGCTGGTCGCCCTGGTCGCGCTGGTCTGGGGCGTGTCGGTGATTGCCGACTCGGCCCAGTTCTCGGCCTCGATTGCCGAATTGAGCGAGCCGCAGAACGTCGGCACCATGCTCACCGCCCAGACCTGCGCCGGCTTCTTGCTCACCCTGGTGAGCATCCATCTGGTGCCGGAACTGGTGGGGCTGGCGGGCTGGAAGCTGGCGTTCAGCGTGCTGGCGCTCGGGCCGATGGCCGGCTGCGTGGCAATGTGGCGTTTGAGGCAGCGGCCGGAAGCCCTGCGGATGGCGGGGGGACGGCGTTGAGCAGGCCCTCAGCCTTGCATGGCATCCAATGACCAGTAGTGGGGAATTCGCGGGACACTGAGTGCCTCGGTTGCGATCTCGGGGCGAGAGGCCGACAGCCGTGCCGCGGACGGAGGCTTGCCAACGGACGTCGCGTCGTTGGCCGGCTTAGACGTCGTTCTCGAGCCAGGCCTTGACTTCCGGTGCTGCGAGAACAGAGAAGATGTCCCCAAAGAAATAGCCTCGAAGAAACCTCTTCTTGAACGGCAGATACAACGCGACGGTAAGGCCGCGCCGGTGCTCGAACAACACCTTGATCGCTTGGGTGGCGGGCCGTCCACTCGGCGTAACGGTCACGTTCTCTGCTACGCCGACGGCAATGATCTGCTTTGCCTTGGCTTGTGCTCGCAACCCGTCGTGCAGGAGCGGAAGCACTTCCACTGAACTGGTGCGCCCGTTCACGGATTCGGCCATCGCGGCAACAAGCTCAATTCGGCCCGCCTCAGTGAGAACCGCCGCGTGCGGCAAGAAGTTGTCAGCATCGCGCAGGCATCGTTCGGAGAAATCGAACAGCAGTGTCGAAACGTCTCCGATCTGCGGCTTCAGGTCACGGTAAAGATCATCTGCAGCAATCATGCATAACGTTTAAGTTAACCGGCCAGCGACGGTGGGCGCCGAAGGGCTGGAATGAAATGAGGCCCGTAGGCGGAATGCCGTTGCATGTCGGGTTGAGCGGCAGTCTAGGTATCGACCTCCCGACCAAGGCAGATCGATCGCACCGCACCCGCGATTGAGACCATACACCCCCCGAAGGAAATCACAGCGTAGAGTGCCAATTCAGAATGATCCTTCCAAGGATCGTCTCCGCGATTCCAGGTAAACGGATTGTCAAAGCCGCCGGCCATTGCATAAAGAATTGCTCCAAGCGCGGCCGCCAGTGACGCCGCAAACATCCAGTCCATAGCGCCGATCGGTGCATACTCGTGTCGCCATGCGTAGAAAGCGCCTGCAAGAAGCATTAGATAGGCAAAAACCCAGTAGAACTCAATGCCACCGAACCCGAATTTGGCAACCGCAAGAACTAGCAGCGCCAGTACGAGAGACCCAACAAAGTCCGCGAGCATTCTGATGGCTAACGTTTGACATGAGGGGCAGACGACGGCGGCACCAGCTTGGGCAGACAGCCCAAAGCTGAACCGCCGTTGTTTGTCCCCTCGATGGAATGGTTAGAGCGGACCACTACTGAACTCCGGGAGTGTTGCTGGCATGGGCGCCGGATCTGTACTGAAGCACGGCGACGAGGAGGAGCACGGCAGCAAATGCAGCCCAGAAGTACGCTACGCCGTGGGCGCCAAACTGCGCGTGGAAGAAGGAGATGACTTGTGACCAACGGCCGGTGAACGGTGGTGACTTCGGCTGGCGCCACTCGACGAATGCCAGAACTCCGAGCATGAAGCCGAAACCTGCACTGACTCTCCACTTTGGTATCTGTTTTGGGCGCCAACCATTCTTCAGGGCCGCGCGTGGCAATGGAATGGCAGGGCTATTCGCAGATCGCCGACGCTCCCAGATAAGGTAGGCCAGCATAGTCACGAGAGAGCCAAGGAGAAGAAGTACGGGCATACGAGGCGTTGAAACTGTGCGCTCTAACGTTCGACGTAAGGGGCGGCTTGCGTCTCGGCGCAAGACGTCCCCTTGATGGAGGGGTTAGGGCTCGCGGCGGTGGAAGTCAAGGTAAAGGCGTCGAAGAAGAGGTGGCAATTGCTCCCAATACGGAGCGCACTTAGCGCTTGGGACTTGCCAGAAGAGATTCTCCACAAACGCGACATCTATGCACTGACGAACGGGGTCGCTGGCCTGCGGAAACGCACCACTGATGTAGAGAAACAGGGGCTCACGCACCGCGAAGTCGACCTCACGACTCATCTCCAGATTGATTGCGGAGGCAAGGCTCTCAAACCAGATGTAGGCGAACTCGGAATCTTCTTCACCCCACTGCCTGGCGTGAACTCGGTCCGCGCTCTCACGAATTCCCGGGAACTTGGCTCTTACGGAGTCATAGAGTTCGAGGACGGTTTCCATGGGGGACGGGCCCTAACGTTTTAAATTAGGGGCAACTGACGGTGGCACAAGCATGGACAGAAAGCCCACACCTGGATCGCCGTTGTTTGTCCCCTCGATGGAATGGTTAGGCGTCGCGTTCACTTGCCAGAGCTTGCAGCTTCAGTACCGTTGCCCAATTTCTTGTGGTGGCCGACTTGCCCGTTTTGCCGAGGAGAGCTTCCCCGGCTTTGCTTTCCAGTATGCCCGCTGCGCAGAGCAGGTACGCAGCACTCTTGCCTACTGCAAACTGCTCGGGAGGCACTATCAGCGACTCGATAGCCGCAAGGCTGGGCAGCGCATCGGTGTCTTGAACGAATGCAACCAGAAAGCGTGGATGTTGCTCCGCTTGTGCTTCGATTGGATTCTCGGAGATGATTTCTGCCAATTCGATTGCCGACTTGACGATGACCGGCACCTCAACCTTGAGCTGGGTGGAGATTGCAGCAGTAATGTTCACTGAGTGCTTTGCCGCCGTGCCCCTTGTAGCGCGGAAGACGGCATTGCCACTGTTGAGCAGAGTAGCCACGCCTGTGTAGCCCAGGCTCGAGAGCAGGGCGCGCAGCTCGGCCATGGGAACACGCTTGGCCTTGCCAATATTGACGCCGCGCAGAAGAGCTATGAATGTGGGCATTTGCGACGTCTAACGTTTGACTTAAGCGGCTGTCCGAAGGCCATTCCTTTTGAAAGAAGGGTTAGCCGTCATTCGGAATAACCTCCACGGACTCACAGATCACGAATTGATTATCGAGTGTGAGCACCATGGCGTTGCTATGTAAGACATGCGACTCCATCACCTTGACAGACAAGAGCGAATCCACCGCCGAGGCCAGAGCCGCCATTGCGGCGGAAGGACCTCTAGCAAGAAGCCCGAAACCACCCGCCAAATGCTTCCAGATTTCCTCGGGTTTACCGTTTAAATAGTCAGCTGGATCTCGCCAGCCTTGCAACTCAGACGTCAGTACCCGGTGAGCAAGATAGAACACTCCAGCCGGTGATTTTGGGACGGATGAGAAGAATACTTGTGCTTGTGGCCCGTGATGATTGCGTAGGAGAGCATGATCTTCGAACTGGGCTATGTTGCCCACGTAGCCCACCGTGACGCTGAATTCCTTTGGCTGCACGCACTTTAGTTCAACCTGCCGCTTGCGCTCTGGAAGTACGACGCTGTCGTATTCGATCTCCAGGCGGAGATCCCCGCTCCCATCGAATGATACGGAGTTCACTCGCGCATCGATGTCTTCGAACACCGTATCGATCAGAGTCTGCAGATTCATGACGGCTAGCTGAGTTGGTTGGTCAAACGCCAATCATCGGGTTCACGCATTCTGCGGCCTAACGTTGGACATGAGGCGCAGACAGCGGCGGCACAAGCTTTGACAGCTTGCGCGAGCGTTGCTCGCCGTTGGCTGTCGCTTCAATGGACGGGTTAGCCCGCATTCGAGCCTGCTCTGGATATGACCCCGATAGGGAACAGTATTGCGCAGACAGCGGCCACAGCACTGCAACAGATGGCTGTGAGGCCGGCCACCTCCACCACGCCACGCGACATTGGAAAGAGTTGACCGGAAGCGAAGGCGAACTTGGCGAACATACCTATGCCGCCGCCTAGCGCACCAAATAGTGCAGCAAGCAACGACGAAAGCCGCGCGATCTGGAGTGCACCGACGAATCCTCCTGTGAGTGCGGCGTAGATCAAGCCGGCGCCTAGTGCGGGCGCGCCAGCGACAGCGTAGCTAAATATGAGCGTTAGCGCGACAGCTGGAAATGAGAGGGAATGCGATGCACCTTCTGAAATTAGTAAGAGCAAGGTGCCCAGGGGTGGAACGACTATTGGGAAAATGCCAGCCAAAGCGAGCGCATTTAGCAGAGAAGGCGCGCCCGCCTTACTCGCATGCTCCCCAAGCTTGCTGGTAACCAAGACAGGTTGCCAAGCTGCGGCAGGACCAAAGTCTGCACCGCAGCGCTCACATTTGGCCGCGGCTTGCTCTAACGGAGTATGGCAACTTGGGCAGTAGTACATGTGGGTTAACGTTGGAGGTAAGGGGCACACGACGGCGGCACAGACTGGAACAAAGAACGCAGGCTTGGCTCGCCGTTGTGTGTCCCCTTGACCGACTGGTTAGCCAGAAGCAGAGCAAGCTGCACCAACACATTGTGGAACAGCGCGGCGACGCTGCCGGCATGGGCGAAGCCGATGCCCCAAAGGAAAGCCAGATCCGGCGCTGCCGCAGGCAGGGCCAGCGAGAAGCTACGGCCCAAAGCTGCAGCAAGCCCAGCCACAGAGCTGAAACCACCAAACCACTGGAGCGCTGACCTGCTACCAGCCAGTTGACCGCGTTGGCGCGAGACTGCCACGAAGCGGAGTTCAAACAACCGGCGGTGATTGACCACGGTTTCGATGCTGCTGGTTAACGTCCGAGCTAACCGGCCCGCGACGGCAGGACGCCGAAGGGCCAGAATGAAATGAGGCCCGAAGGCGGCATGCCGTTGCGGGTCCGGTTGAGCGACTGGTTAGGCCTCGGCCTGCGCAGTGCCAGAGAACTGAACACGAGAAAGCATCTCTGTTGCCACCCGTGAACCAAACCGCCCAGCCAGCTTGTAGCTCTCCAGCTCGGCGTCGGAGTCGGAGCAGACACGGGCGAGTACTTCGTACGCGATGAACTCATGAGGTTGAATTCGATTTTCATGTTTCTCAAAAAGCGCAAGCTCATCCAATTCGGATTCATGCCCGTCGAGCGCATAGAAGGCATAGAAGTCGTTGTACAGTTCGCAGAACTGATCGAAGGCAAGGCTCCCAGCCACGCATTGCCGCACAAGATCGTCGTGCAGATCAAGTGCCTTCAAGAGATCTTCCTCAGATTCGAAAATCGCCATAGAAATTGAGGCCTAACGTTGAAGCTAACCGGACTGCAGCGGCAGGACGCGGCTGGCCGAGAATGAAATGACGGCCGGCCGTGGCGTGCCGTTGCGGGTCCGGTTGAGCGCCTGGTTGGGGCTCAGACCTCGGCGCAACCGATTCTCCCGCCAACACTCAATTGAAACGAACTCTCCCGTCGTCGGCTCCTGCGCGAGGAGCTCCCCTTTCGAGGATTCAACAAGGAAGAAATGCAGTGCATGCAAATGCGTCTTGTGATATTAGTAAATGGCGATTGACCAGTAGCACTTGGACCCGTGCGGTTCGGGTGCCTGACCCGGCTGAAAGATCACGGGAACTGGGCTTGATTTGATGAGCGCACGCGCTTCCGGCAATGAAGTGACGCGCGAAATTGCCATGTCTCGCTCCCGCCTGTCGGCCGGCGGTTCGACGCAAGTTGCAAATGACGTCAGGTGCAAGCCGGCGAGGCAGATGGCGACTAGTAATGCGTGCATTTTGCGATGAGCCCTAACGTTTGACATGAGGGGCAAACGACGGCGGCACCAGTGTGGGCAGCGAGCCAAAAACCGAACAGCCGTTGTTTGTCCCCTCGATGGAGTGGTTAGGCATCACAGCCTCTCCTGCAGCGCTATCTTCGCTGCATGCGCCAACTCCCGCATGACTACCTCACTCGTTGTTGCCAGATAATCAAGCCAGGAAATTACAGCAAGCCATTGCTCGTTGGAGTACCCACTCTCTGGGTCGTATCCTTGGTTCGAATCGATGTTGATGCGAGCGGCATCAGCGGCATCACCCGTTGGGTCCGCCAGGGCAGCACACAGCCAAGCTGGCAGAAAGTAGTGTTTGGCTTTGGCCGAGAGAAGCGGGAGGTCCCAAACATGCTTATGTAGGAGCTCACCAGTTAGAGCATCGCAGGTGATGCCAGAAAGACTATCCCGCAGCGCATCGCACTCCGCACATTGATGGGGCACGATTTCACTGATGTGCGGCCTCGCTACATCGGCAAATGCCACCTGGATTCGTTGAGCGATTACGTCGGCGGGTTCCATGTGATGCCTAACGTTGAAGTTC
It contains:
- the nhaR gene encoding transcriptional activator NhaR gives rise to the protein MNFKHLYYFWATAKAGGIMRAGEQLNTTPQTLSTQIKLLEDRLGCALFRKSGRRLELTDDGRVALGYAEQIFALSAELESAIGRARSDQTVLEFRVGIADQVPKAIAYRLLEPALDGPGPVRLICHEGKMQDLLAQLSVHRLDIVIADEPMGKQLSVKAFSHALGTTAMSFFAASSLKRTLKTDFPGCLDGAPMLIQGASSAMRQRLDLWLAEQGLRPRLIGEFDDAALMKAFGSEGRGVFMSPTVLEAETCEQYGVKVLGRSDALVEEFYAISVERRITHPCVVAITEAARSQFLASR
- a CDS encoding DUF1003 domain-containing protein; amino-acid sequence: MSTAEAKAQPASHPHVDHLRFHRPHAHLAPTFGNDAFALKAEAFARFFGTPLFLGAQTLIVAAWIVINVTGVAKFDAYPFILLNLAFSLQAAYAAPLILLAQTRQAARDKVHSEADALHRETLAVANEQRLAIAAQQAEQMLELLRQNTQLTELTKQLTERIEGLTVEMHQHLVQHGAAT
- a CDS encoding Bax inhibitor-1/YccA family protein, encoding MNNPVQTYQTGFAYGADTAAQRNRTLRNTYWLLALSMVPTVLGAWVGIATGIASLMTGGMGLVVFMVGAFGFMFAIEKTKNSAAGVPILLAFTFFMGLMLARLVGTVLGLANGASLVMTAFAGTGAIFLGMASLSSVIKRDLSAMGKWLFIGAILLMVAGIANIFLKSSALMITLSVLAIGIFSAFILHDLKRVQDGHETNYITATLGVYLSIYNVFQSLLMLLGIFGGRDE
- a CDS encoding TerC family protein, with the protein product MEILLDPNLWIAFAMLTALEIVLGVDNIIFISILVGRLPPEQRDLARRLGLGFAMVSRLMLLFSLSWVMGLTEDLFAIAGNGFSGRDLVLLLGGLFLLYKASHEIFVEVEAKEEDGPASSDPVALKAAGRKALWSIVGQIAVIDIVFSLDSVITAVGMVDQIGVMVAAVVTSVGVMLFAAKPIGDFVDAHPSVKVLALAFLVMVGMALTGEAFDMHIPKGYIYGAMAFSLAVEALNLRARAKRKAAAAVAEQV
- a CDS encoding GGDEF domain-containing protein, which gives rise to MDSALLAVKVSASESPTRDQVMAYHALGIAMYSGKCFVEASNAYQQAIYLAERCDPPLNAFELHTDLASTESVRYMVERNGGGARLSLDMLEVQINRCHQLLAAASSGNPIATASHTNNLLILALAHTHLLTWRLRFREAAEALQHFQQMQEQMQRPWLKAAVHWAQAELAMVKGQLSEAQHWARQTVAVAAEHEHEALLAIGYQLLSYACELAGDTLGALSALRQLAQREQLARAHSLRGRVDLIDRQVELRRQTQQLQRLESDSRLYQRLAMEDGLTGLANRRQLETSLSEWLNMLPTPGASLCLALIDVDRFKQINDRYSHQVGDAVLRQIADLLRLHTREPDLPARLAGDEFVLVLRGADELSCSQVCARVQQAVRQHDWQALAPGLQVTISVGLAVAETGDSLEALMLRSDERMYADKRASA
- a CDS encoding LLM class flavin-dependent oxidoreductase; protein product: MSRELRVNAFDMCCVGHIQQGLWRHPRDRSASYLDIHYWTDYARKLEAGLFDGIFFADVLGVYDVYGASPDAALRGAVQVPVNDPTLIIPAMAAATKHLGFGVTSNLTYETPFLFARRMSTLDHLTAGRIGWNIVTGYLDSAARAAGFTAQTAHDDRYDLADEYMELVYKLWEASWEDGAVQADRASGVYADPSKVHVIRHHGKQYQVDAMHLCEPSPQRTPVLYQAGSSTRGRQFAATHAECVFVNGQSKAGVKGIVSDIREQSLQRGRAAGDIKVFLGATIVTGRTDAEAQDKFQDYRRYVSSEAALVHAAASMGIDLAKFDIDEPVETQKSQAIVSNIEAMTRTAGPQWTRRKLLEQMVLGSRQPPWIGSADKIADLMMAWAEEADVDGFNLSRTVVPECFDDFTQLIVPILQERGAYKTRYAEGTLRDKLFGTARLPARHAAQLQRR